A segment of the Neisseria chenwenguii genome:
CGAAAATCCGCCACATATCATTTTGGAAATTCGGGTAATGAAACTGCATCGCCCGCTTTTCACTTTTGGGCGGGAACGTCCCCATCATCATTACCGTCGCATGGGACGGCAAAACAGGCGGAAACGGATGGGTTTCAACGACGTCCGTCATATTAAACTCCTACAAAAATTCAACCGCACCGCCTTTCAGACGGCATCAAATATTCCAAACCGCCATACAAAGCGGCAGTAGGTACGGTTAGCCGCCCAAAGGCGGCGTAACCGTACAACTTCATCACGCAAACCATACCATACAAATGATACAAACCCGCCGCTCCCCCCCATAGTTCGGATTCCCGAATCCGACATCACACCTGCCCAACCACGTCGGATATAAGCATCCGACCCAACCGTTTATCTAAAAAAATGACCGACTGTTGTTTCCCATACACACAATCCTGCTATTTTCTTACAAAACTTAAAAATAAGTTGCCTGCAATCAAACGGTTGCTTAATATGACAAACGGTCAGATAAGCACTGGCCGACACATATACTCACCCAATCCGGCGTATAAAAAAACCATGCCAAACACATTACTTAAGGAAATTCAAAATGAAAAAACAGTTCAAAATTGCCGCCATCGCGTTTGGTTTGTTTACCGCGTTTGCAGGTGCCCAAGCTCAGGCTGCCAACGGTACTAAAGAAGACCACTTCAACGTTACTATCAAATTGGAAGGCATGTGCGAAGTATTGCAAACCAATGGCGGTAAAACAACCGGCAATATTGCATCTGAAGGTGAAGTTGCTGCAATGGCCGGTGCCGACATTGACTTCGGTACGCATGACGCCAAATCCGCAGATCCTGCTCTGACCCAAGGCAACAAAGGTGCAGCAGCAGGTATTCAAGTTCATTGCAGCAAAAATACTCCCTTTAACGTTGGCCTGACACCGCTGAATGTAAACAGCACAACCGGTCAAGGCACAATGAACGGTTTGGCAAGCGGTAATAGCGATACCGTTATTTACCAACTGTACAAACCTACCGTAAATGGCAGCGGCCTGACTGAAAGCATTCAAAATACAGCTTCAACAAACGTTTGGGGCGATCAAATCGGCACGAACACACTCGCTCTGACCGGTAAAGGTTTGAACACACCGATTCAAATCCCAGTATGGGCAAAAATCAGCGGTGCAAACTCTATCGACAAATATGTTGACCGCTACCAAGACCGCGTAAAAGTTACCCTGACCTACTAATCCGCCCTGCCCCGCAGAGCGGCCCTCCCTGACCGTTCTGCGGGGTTTTCTGCGGACAAAGATGTCGATATGACCTTGCAGGTCTTTCCATAAACATAAAAACACTACCGAAAAGCCGTCTGAAGCAGTTTTCAGACGGCATTCCCATTTTTAACCCTACGGATTCACCCATGCGTCATTTTATTCTTCTTTCTTCCGCCCTCCTCGCCGCCGCGCCTGCTTTTTCTGCTGGTTTACAGATTTCCCCCATCAGCCTTTCCATTCCCGCCAAACAGCGGGCGGGGATGTTTCATCTGAGCAATACGGGCAGCCGGCCGCTGACGGCGCAGGTACGCGTGTTCCGTTGGGAGCAGAACGACAAAGGCGAAGAGGTTTTGACGCCGAGTAAAGACGTACTCGCCAGCCCGCCGATGGTGAAAATTGCAGCAGGCGGCAAGCAGCAGTTCCGTGTAATCCGTACCAAACCTTCGAGCGGTGTGGAAGAAGCCTACCGCCTGATTGTGGACGAGCTGCCGCAGCCGAGCACCAAGCCGTTGAAAGGTTTGCAGTTTGTTATGCGCTATTCCGTTCCCGTATTCCTCAATGGCGAGGAAAACCCCGAGCCGACGCTGCAATGGCGCGTGGAGCAAACGGGCGGCAAAACCTTTTTGCGCGTGACCAACAGCGGCAAATCGCGTGCGCAGTTGAGCAATATTGCGTTGCTGCCGCAGGGGGCAAAAAAAGAAGAAGCGCTGGCAAACGGGCTGGCGGGCTATGTTTTGCCGGGCAAAACCTGGCAGCGCGCGCTGTCTTACAGCCCCGCCCAACTGCGCGCCGGCAAAATCAGCGCAACGGTCAACGGCCGCTTGGTAAAACCGGAGGTAGGTTTTGCAACCCGTTAACGGATTTGCGCTCAAGCGGATTGTTGCAGCGGTATGGCTGGCGGGCTTTACGATGCCCGCTTGGGCGGAAGATGCGCCCGCTGCCGTCGCGGCCGCCGCCGACTGGCTGCCCGTTTACCCGCAGATTTCAGTAAACGGCAGAAGCGCCGACCTGCCCGTCAAACTGCTCGAACAAGACAAGCGTCTGCTCGTTCGCGCAGCGGATTTGCACGCCTTGGGCATCCGCATTCCGGCGGAAGTGATGGCGCAGGCCGCGCGCGTGGAAGCGAAAGAAGCGCCGCTGGCCGACGCTTCGCCCGTGCCCAACCTCCGAATGCCGTCTGAAAAAACCGAACCCGACACGCCGCAAGCCAAAGAAGAATGGCTGGATTTGGCCAGCATCGGCAATCTTCAGACGGCCTATGATTCCGCCGAACAAACCCTGCTGCTGACCGCGCCGCTTTCTTGGCTCAACCTGCCGCTGCAACAGCTCGGCAATGCGCCCGAAGCGGCCTACCGCATCACGCGGCCGGGTTTTGCCGGCGTGTTCAACTACGACACCAACTTTACCCGCAACAACAACGGCGGCTTCACGCAAGGTTTGGTCGGAGAAGCCCGCCTGACCACGCCGTGGGGCTACCTCAACCATACCCGCTTTTGGAACCGCAGCAGCGGCAACGGACAAAACAGCAACAATAGCGCCGCGCTGGAAACCTACTGGCGCACCACGTTTCCCGAAAAAGGGCTGCAACTCACGCTCGGCGACATTTCCGTGTCCGCGCTCGGCGGCAGCGGCAACACGCTGATGGGCGGCGTCAAACTGGCAAAAACCTATTCCGTCCAACCCTGGCGCAACACCGCGCCGCTGCGCGCCTATCTGGGCGAAACCACCCTGCCGGGTACCGTCGATTTATACATTGACGGCGTCAAACAGCAAAGCCGCCAAATCGATGCCGGCCAATATTCCCTACCCCTGCCCACCGGCATCGGCACCGACGGCACCGCGCAAGTCGTCGCCACCGACATCCTCGGCCGAACCGTCGTCGTCGATCTGCCGCTCTACGGAAACGGCAACGGCCTCTTAGCCAAAGGGCTGAACGAATGGTCGATAGAAGCCGGCGCATTGCGCCGCAACTACGGCGTCAAATCATTTGACTACGCCTCCGAAGCCGCCGCATCGGGCAACATCCGCTACGGCCTGAGCAACTTTGTTACCGTCTCCGCCCACGCCGAAGGCGCGCGCGGCTACGCCAAAGCCGGTGCAGGCGCCAACATCCTGCTCGGCCGCGCTGGCCAGCTCAACCTGACCCACCAGCAAAGCCGTTTCCAAGGCCAAACCGGCCGTTTTCAGACGGCCTATTACAACAAAAACCTCGGCGATTGGTCGGTCGGCTTCGGTGCCAGCCGCTCCGACGACCGCTTCACCTCTCTTTCCGCCGTGTTGAGCCCCGAATCC
Coding sequences within it:
- a CDS encoding fimbria/pilus outer membrane usher protein; translated protein: MQPVNGFALKRIVAAVWLAGFTMPAWAEDAPAAVAAAADWLPVYPQISVNGRSADLPVKLLEQDKRLLVRAADLHALGIRIPAEVMAQAARVEAKEAPLADASPVPNLRMPSEKTEPDTPQAKEEWLDLASIGNLQTAYDSAEQTLLLTAPLSWLNLPLQQLGNAPEAAYRITRPGFAGVFNYDTNFTRNNNGGFTQGLVGEARLTTPWGYLNHTRFWNRSSGNGQNSNNSAALETYWRTTFPEKGLQLTLGDISVSALGGSGNTLMGGVKLAKTYSVQPWRNTAPLRAYLGETTLPGTVDLYIDGVKQQSRQIDAGQYSLPLPTGIGTDGTAQVVATDILGRTVVVDLPLYGNGNGLLAKGLNEWSIEAGALRRNYGVKSFDYASEAAASGNIRYGLSNFVTVSAHAEGARGYAKAGAGANILLGRAGQLNLTHQQSRFQGQTGRFQTAYYNKNLGDWSVGFGASRSDDRFTSLSAVLSPESYQPEGNRNRTASASLGWNNQTLGYFSLSYLFSEGGGESAEKIGTLSWSRSFGRRVSLSAGGSTNFGERKQNSIYGGLHISLDRGYAFGISGSRNSGEGNSKQISLSKSSNGLNSPYWNIGWQQQTRSDGQSSSNLTANIQYNTQYADTWASLHNAADNTQWSAGARGGLVLMSGGLFPARTVSDSFAVVDTGMPDVTVTAANNTVGKTNRKGLLLVPNLFAHQKNQIGIDTLDLPENIVADRTQSEIIPADHAGMNVKFKLKKVQSGTLTLKDQNGAFIESGSIITAENGENTIVGFDGESYLENLAAGENRFTVSLSDGQTCRFSLSYPETESSEIKQFGDVVCTP
- a CDS encoding fimbrial biogenesis chaperone, which codes for MRHFILLSSALLAAAPAFSAGLQISPISLSIPAKQRAGMFHLSNTGSRPLTAQVRVFRWEQNDKGEEVLTPSKDVLASPPMVKIAAGGKQQFRVIRTKPSSGVEEAYRLIVDELPQPSTKPLKGLQFVMRYSVPVFLNGEENPEPTLQWRVEQTGGKTFLRVTNSGKSRAQLSNIALLPQGAKKEEALANGLAGYVLPGKTWQRALSYSPAQLRAGKISATVNGRLVKPEVGFATR
- a CDS encoding spore coat protein U domain-containing protein, whose amino-acid sequence is MKKQFKIAAIAFGLFTAFAGAQAQAANGTKEDHFNVTIKLEGMCEVLQTNGGKTTGNIASEGEVAAMAGADIDFGTHDAKSADPALTQGNKGAAAGIQVHCSKNTPFNVGLTPLNVNSTTGQGTMNGLASGNSDTVIYQLYKPTVNGSGLTESIQNTASTNVWGDQIGTNTLALTGKGLNTPIQIPVWAKISGANSIDKYVDRYQDRVKVTLTY